The sequence TGACGGGAAGGGAGGAAGGATGGAAAGGAGACTTCACCTTCCAACCTTCCAACCTTCCAACCTATCAATCTGTGAAGCCTATGCTCTTCCTCGCACTTAACATCGTCCTGCTTTCCGGCTTTGGGCTCTTTCTCAAGCATGCTAAAGATAATCAACAACGTTTAAATCCGATCGGCTTTGTCAACTACCTCGTTGCTTTCTTTATCAGCATCTGGGTCCTGTCGCAGGAACAGGATTTTGAGTTCTCAAAGCTAACCTTCGCGTTAGGCATATCAAATGGTGTGACCTACGCCGCTGGATTTGAACTGTTTACGCTTGGGATCCGGCTCAGCGGGATTGTTGTCACGGCGGCACTCGTCAGGCTATCGATCGTGGTCCCGATTTTAGTGGCGATGCTGTTCTGGAAGGAGATTCCCAATCTCTGGCAAGCCATAGGACTTCTCTTAACTTTTGTGGCGATTCCCCTCCTCAGCCAGCGAGAAAAAGAGCCAACCTACAAATTTACGCCTGACAGACCGGAAGTGCCTCAAGGTTTGGGATTCGCTGTCGCGATTACGATTCTGATTATCACCGGTATCTCACGACTCACCATGAAAGCTTTCAACGAGATGTGTCCTATCGATGAGAAATCCCTCTACATGAGTCTGCTGTTCGGTGTTGCCACACTTATTTATCTTGGGATATGTCTCTATCAGAAAACGTGGCCGAATTGGTGGGAGGTCTTCTACGGCACGCTCATAGGCATCTGTAATGTCGCTGGGAGTTGGGCACTCCTCATTGCACTGGACAAGGTGAGTGCGTTGATTGCGTTTCCGATGTCAAGTTCGGGTGGTGTGTTGTTCACGATGTTCGTTGGTATGGTATTCCTCCGTGAGCGGCTGGGTCGAGTTCCTCTCATCGGCGCGCTACTCGCAATGATTGCACTGATTTTCGTCAATTTGAAGCCATGACTCGCCGTCTTGAGTTTTATCATAGCACCTCGCTGTCCACAGTTTGCTACTATCTCGAAGCAAGGGTATAGAGTGAAGACAAATTTGACTTTGGACGCAAAATGTGGTATCATTTATCAAAAATAGGGATTCTTAAAAAGAATGCGGGAGAGCGTAGAGCTGGTCATACGAGGCATCCATCTGTTAGCGGCGATAATCTGGTTGGGTGGTGTCGTTTTTTCTGCCTTCGTCGCGATGCCGATTCTGCAACGTAACTTACCGCCACAAAACCTGTTAGCAATCCACAATCGTTTTCGGGGCTTGAACCGATTGATGATTCATGTTCTCCTGACGACAGGCGCGATGGTGTTTTTTATTGTTGCCTGGAATAATGGCTTTTTCGCAGGAAATAGTGACGGTAATTTCAAGACCTATATGTTAACTTTTGTCGCGAAACTCGCGGCGTTCGGTGTTATGGCTCTTTTTTGGGGATTATATAGTTCGCTTTATCGGCGACACCTTGAGGCTACCCCGCCTAATGACAAAACATATCGCAACCCAAGCCCGTATATCAATGTGTGGAGAGGTTTGATGCTGGTGACGGGACTCGTTGTCTTCGCACTTACATTGCTGTTAAAAAACTGATTTCAAAACATTAAAAGTTCTTGTGGAAGAATGTGGATCGGAAGGATAGACGGGTGGAGACAGGGAGAGACTGCCCCCAACTTCCATGCTTCCAATCTTCCAACTATGTCCTTTTTTTCCGTTCTCGCCTATCTAAAAATATGACAGATACTAAAGTTCAGGCAGTTTCATGGAATATCACCCGATTGTGCAATCTAAAGTGTACACACTGCTATCTCCCCGCCGGATTCGTAGACACAAACGAGTTCGCGAACGGAAACTTCCACCTATCCGATATTCAAGACTCTCATGAATACGTTAGGGATGCGGAATTGAGCCAAGCACAATGTTTTCGCGTCATTGATGAAATCGCTGAAATCAACCCACACATCCTTCTTATTCTCACTGGTGGTGAACCTCTATTACGCCCGGATATCTTGGAGATATCGAAGTATGCCTCCGATACCGGGTTTCTTGTTGTAATGGGCACGAACGGTGTCTTATTGAACGACGAAGTCGTCGAGAAGATGCAACAGCACGGGGTCACCGGTGCAGGCATTAGCCTCGACTCTATCCAGCCGACAAACCATGATCGGTTTCGTGGGATGGAGGGCGCGTGGAAAGCGACGATGAACGGTGTAGACGCACTCAAACGCGCACAACTCGACTTCCTCGTTCAGACCTCCGTGACGCAGTGGAATTACGATGAAATTCCAGAAATCGTGGAATACGCGTATCAACTCGGGGCAAAGGTGCTGAATCTCTACTTCCTCGTCCGAACCGGAAGGGGTAAGACGGTGATGGACATTACACCCGCGCAATATGAGAAGATGCTTGAGACGCTCTTCAAGTTACAGGCAGCTTATGCTGGAAAAATGCTCATCGCCGCGAAATGTGCTCCACATTACAAACGCGTCATCTATGAACAGCAATCCGATTCTGCGTTTCTTCAGGGCTACCCCAGTGGCACCTGTCCGTGTGGTATCTACTACTGCCGCATTACGCCTGAAGGCGAACTGACTCCCTGTCCCTATCTACCTGTGAGCGTCGGTAACCTCAAAGATGAAAGTTTCGTCACGCTCTGGAATGAATCGAAGACCTTTCAGGAGTTGCGGAATCGGGATTTACTTGAAGGGAAGTGTGGCGCGTGTGAATTCAAAGAGGTATGCGGCGGTTGCAGGGCGCGTGCCTATGCCACTACCGGCAACTATCTCGCTGAAGACGAATCGTGCGAATATCAGCCTGGACAGTCCAGCACACCACCTGTTCAAATAGAGAAAAAGGTTGCTTTCGCAACGGAAACCGATTACGATTTACAGTGGACATCGGCAGCAGAAAAAAGATTGAAGCGTGTGCCGTCATTTGCGCGTGGGATGGTCGTCAAAAGCGTTGAAAAATACGCACGCGAACACGGTCATCGCGAGGTTACCCCTGAACTGATGCAAGCCGTCAAGAAACGGTTTGATAAAACTGGTATTCCATCCTTCAGACCGAAACGCTGATGCAAGGTAGTAGGCACACGCCGATGTGCCGTCAGACAACTGTAAAGGGCACTCCTATGCTGACAACAAAGCAGATAGCATTTTTTCAGGAACATGGATACCTTATCCTTAAGAATTTGATTGATCCTGAGATAATTGATGCATGGCGGATACAGGTATGGGGGCATTTTAATTCCAGTTTAGAAACACCGGAGACGTGGCCCAACGACTATGAGATTCCGGGCTTCACCTTCTCGCCGTTATTTGGGCATCTGCCTGTGATGCAGGAGATTGTTGAGCAACTTGGTGGCGGACAATTTTTTACAGGCGGTGGCGGCTCACCGATTATCAAGTGGCCCAATCCTGAA is a genomic window of Candidatus Poribacteria bacterium containing:
- a CDS encoding DMT family transporter, whose protein sequence is MTGREEGWKGDFTFQPSNLPTYQSVKPMLFLALNIVLLSGFGLFLKHAKDNQQRLNPIGFVNYLVAFFISIWVLSQEQDFEFSKLTFALGISNGVTYAAGFELFTLGIRLSGIVVTAALVRLSIVVPILVAMLFWKEIPNLWQAIGLLLTFVAIPLLSQREKEPTYKFTPDRPEVPQGLGFAVAITILIITGISRLTMKAFNEMCPIDEKSLYMSLLFGVATLIYLGICLYQKTWPNWWEVFYGTLIGICNVAGSWALLIALDKVSALIAFPMSSSGGVLFTMFVGMVFLRERLGRVPLIGALLAMIALIFVNLKP
- a CDS encoding radical SAM protein codes for the protein MTDTKVQAVSWNITRLCNLKCTHCYLPAGFVDTNEFANGNFHLSDIQDSHEYVRDAELSQAQCFRVIDEIAEINPHILLILTGGEPLLRPDILEISKYASDTGFLVVMGTNGVLLNDEVVEKMQQHGVTGAGISLDSIQPTNHDRFRGMEGAWKATMNGVDALKRAQLDFLVQTSVTQWNYDEIPEIVEYAYQLGAKVLNLYFLVRTGRGKTVMDITPAQYEKMLETLFKLQAAYAGKMLIAAKCAPHYKRVIYEQQSDSAFLQGYPSGTCPCGIYYCRITPEGELTPCPYLPVSVGNLKDESFVTLWNESKTFQELRNRDLLEGKCGACEFKEVCGGCRARAYATTGNYLAEDESCEYQPGQSSTPPVQIEKKVAFATETDYDLQWTSAAEKRLKRVPSFARGMVVKSVEKYAREHGHREVTPELMQAVKKRFDKTGIPSFRPKR